One part of the Eucalyptus grandis isolate ANBG69807.140 chromosome 10, ASM1654582v1, whole genome shotgun sequence genome encodes these proteins:
- the LOC104422635 gene encoding denticleless protein homolog A, with amino-acid sequence MEIQSSSGSFFRSIRSRELTGFKVRKRPYVADSTAVMSEVGAVAVEHHGDETPPLALSFCQTSRYSYILAVTDEDGYVSLFDTRPKSSPSTSCRENADKARIGDWVAHQNAIFDISWIKEDTKILTASGDQTIRLWDVEKMKSTSVLMGHAGSVKSLCSHPTNSDLVVSGSRDGSFAIWDLRCQCNTRNRQGEFCIGPTYMVKGAHPSPRNKWVRRGKAASTSTTAVLYLKDEVSVATAGAVDSTVKFWDTRNLKAQITQTCPDTKSATEKVRRLHGVSSLSQDSNGVFLSASCMDNRIYLYNILQLEKGPVTSFSGCRIESFYVKSKISPDASHLLSGSSDGTGYIWQMNKPDAAPITLNSHDGEVSAVAWVPHEAGKLATCSDDYTVRVWNIKNKCCSTTRSPTAIRKRVMAIPTGECKRLLMTEDTKHVTKDPTPSSSEEESEQINFSSSITPPKFSTPEALKKKFASSSHYLEDYEKTPEATLKSPSSVLNPPSSVKRTIRDYFVSPS; translated from the exons ATGGAGATCCAGAGCTCGTCCGGATCCTTCTTCCGGAGCATCCGATCCAGAGAGCTCACCGGTTTCAAAG TTCGGAAGCGGCCGTACGTCGCCGACTCCACGGCCGTGATGAGCGAGGTCGGAGCGGTCGCGGTCGAGCACCACGGCGACGAGACGCCCCCCTTGGCCCTGTCCTTCTGCCAG acGAGTAGGTACTCGTACATTCTGGCCGTAACCGACGAGGATGGATACGTGAGCTTGTTCGACACTCGCCCGAAGTCTTCGCCCTCGACGTCTTGCCGAGAAAATGCAG ATAAAGCTAGGATCGGCGATTGGGTTGCTCATCAGAACGCAATATTCGATATAAGCTGGATCAAG GAAGATACCAAAATACTAACAGCTTCAGGGGATCAAACT ATAAGACTGTGGGATGTTGAGAAGATGAAATCCACTAGCGTGCTGATGGGTCATGCCGGAAGTGTGAAATCTCTTTGTTCACATCCAACCAATTCCG ATCTTGTTGTCTCTGGGTCAAGAGATGGATCCTTTGCCATATGGGACTTGAGGTGCCAGTGCAATACTAGAAATAGGCAGGGAGAATTTTGCATTGG CCCAACTTACATGGTCAAGGGAGCTCATCCATCACCTCGAAACAAGTGGGTCAGGCGTGGCAAG GCTGCTTCAACGAGTACTACAGCTGTCCTTTATCTGAAAGATGAAGTTTCTGTTGCGACCGCTGGTGCAGTGGACAG CACTGTCAAATTTTGGGACACGAGAAATCTAAAAGCTCAAATTACGCAGACTTGCCCTGATACCAAGTCAGCTACTGAAAAG GTTAGAAGATTACATGGTGTATCTAGCCTATCGCAAGATTCAAACGGAGTGTTCCTTTCCGCATCATGCATGGACAATAG aaTATACTTGTATAACATACTTCAGCTGGAAAAGGGTCCCGTGACATCTTTTTCAGGCTGCCGAATAGAATCATTTTATGTGAAG TCCAAAATCAGTCCAGATGCGTCTCACCTACTCAGTGGCTCAAGTGATGGAACTGGCTACATTTGGCAG ATGAACAAGCCTGATGCAGCCCCCATTACTTTGAACAGTCATGATGGAGAAGTCTCAGCAGTCGCTTG GGTTCCACACGAAGCAGGAAAGTTGGCAACTTGTTCTGATGATTACACG GTTCGTGTGtggaacataaaaaataaatgttgcTCAACCACAAGATCGCCAACGGCCATTCGAAAGCGAGTGATGGCAATCCCGACAGGAGAATGTAAAAGGCTATTGATGACTGAAGACACAAAACATGTCACTAAAGATCCTACTCCCTCTTCTTCAGAAGAAGAATCAGAGCAGATAAATTTCAGCAGCTCAATCACGCCGCCAAAGTTCAGCACTCCTGAAGCACTGAAGAAAAAATTTGCTTCAAGTTCACATTATCTAGAGGACTACGAGAAAACACCTGAAGCTACATTGAAGAGCCCCTCTTCTGTGTTGAATCCTCCATCCTCCGTGAAAAGAACTATTCGTGATTACTTTGTATCACCTTCGTGA
- the LOC104422636 gene encoding cyclin-dependent protein kinase inhibitor SMR6 — MGVSKKSQADSNSSESEIKKWVVSGVVVKAMKPINTRGAARSSRDGGEGDDADAARSTTPTFKEARIPEKLPCPPAPRKRRPPPSSCHMLSGVREFFNPPDLEAVFKRHVERAK; from the coding sequence ATGGGGGTCTCGAAGAAGTCGCAGGCGGACAGCAACTCCTCGGAATCGGAAATCAAGAAGTGGGTCGTCTCCGGCGTTGTGGTCAAGGCGATGAAGCCGATAAACACGAggggggcggcgaggtcgtcgAGGGACGGCGGCGAGGGCGACGACGCGGACGCGGCGCGCTCGACGACCCCGACCTTCAAGGAGGCGAGGATACCGGAGAAGCTGCCGTGCCCGCCCGCGCCCCGGAAGAGGAGGCCGCCTCCCTCGAGCTGTCACATGCTGAGCGGCGTGCGGGAGTTCTTCAACCCGCCGGATTTGGAAGCCGTGTTCAAGCGCCATGTGGAGAGAGCCAAGTGA
- the LOC104423906 gene encoding MADS-box protein GGM13, translated as MGRGKLALELIPKERARRVTYEKRRKGLVKKAHEFTTLCGVDACMIIYGPEGSATAAEPMVWPSSPEKVKLVIEQYRSEGADRRAKRTVGLPEFFVNRKRKVDAELAKARLANWKVKYPVSEAPIEGLSEEDLRRLLGSLGHKLEAAKARLAVMKEDAMRRSSGYVSDHHMHADDHMNGVFQNQIAPMPMKQQPPPLDVNPLHLDLPYHMMQQQQPLFDPEANSSISMPSEWWGQRIQYPNHCLCGNVPPQQNFQFTNLNLEGMMLSETSAYSPVLGNMSGSTPSFGACHNVPIVQPAPPPAPLSVMQCDPIPTQMMQASSQGNHQFHDYHVVLNKTIRES; from the coding sequence ATGGGTCGTGGCAAATTGGCGTTAGAGCTTATCCCCAAAGAGAGAGCACGGAGGGTCACCTAtgagaagaggaggaaggggCTCGTGAAGAAAGCCCATGAGTTCACCACCCTGTGCGGTGTCGATGCGTGCATGATTATCTATGGCCCCGAAGGGTCTGCCACCGCCGCCGAGCCCATGGTCTGGCCTTCGAGTCCCGAGAAGGTCAAGCTCGTCATCGAACAGTACAGGAGTGAGGGGGCGGACCGCCGTGCCAAGAGGACGGTCGGGCTGCCCGAGTTCTTTGTGAACCGGAAGAGGAAGGTTGATGCTGAGCTAGCCAAGGCTCGGCTAGCGAACTGGAAGGTTAAGTACCCGGTCTCGGAGGCGCCGATCGAGGGCCTATCCGAGGAGGACCTGAGGAGGCTGTTGGGCTCTCTCGGCCACAAGCTCGAggcagccaaggcgaggctggcCGTGATGAAGGAGGATGCGATGAGAAGATCATCGGGTTATGTGTCTGATCACCACATGCATGCAGATGATCACATGAATGGCGTGTTTCAAAACCAGATTGCGCCAATGCCAATGAAGCAGCAGCCGCCACCACTTGATGTCAACCCGTTACATCTCGACTTGCCATATCACATGATGCAGCAGCAGCAACCCCTGTTTGATCCAGAAGCCAATTCTTCAATCTCGATGCCAAGCGAGTGGTGGGGACAGAGGATCCAATACCCGAACCACTGCCTTTGTGGCAATGTCCCTCCTCAGCAGAACTTCCAGTTCACCAACCTAAACCTGGAGGGGATGATGCTCTCGGAAACGTCGGCATACAGCCCCGTTCTGGGCAACATGTCGGGGAGTACTCCGAGCTTCGGGGCGTGCCACAATGTACCGATAGTCCAGCCGGCCCCGCCCCCAGCGCCGCTCTCAGTGATGCAGTGCGATCCGATCCCGACCCAGATGATGCAGGCTTCTTCGCAGGGCAATCATCAGTTTCACGATTATCACGTGGTTCTGAACAAGACGATCAGAGAGTCTTAG